A region from the Aphis gossypii isolate Hap1 chromosome 1, ASM2018417v2, whole genome shotgun sequence genome encodes:
- the LOC114128284 gene encoding glutamate receptor-interacting protein 1 isoform X5 has product MFSSLKFSTLRSKKHTSPKQSVQHRKSTSKWLLEKVCSTQKSEDKRMVSKHTIYESSNYSDQCTSIYQYVKHKIIDVFIEREDGSLGIVLRGGAHPDPDMCKPLTVTHVRPDGPADREGTIKVGDHLLAIDGVSLNGLILADADAVLRQSDGACRLTVRYQVSAAERVGNATCPLLVEVESPRPHQLGLTLTNTINNSAVVVDHVKPGSIAERCGAIFPGDQIVAVNDTRVAGLRTAASDVYKLLRTCGGAQSTLRLEIIPAFTADLIHADYCSSYDSRQHLYSVYEDPIDPVTWEPAETHNVVRVDYTILTLVADENGRFGMDIRSNNLALVVCYIEPGGPTDRTGCVQVGDRILSVNGCKSTSFVPLFQQPLHDFLGPEVKNACIKVEFDITDFVVPTSGEFTVKLLKNDYRSLGITITDDGNGQVCISEIVPGSIAHRSGTLKIGDTLLAVNNKSLSDCTRQEASSILQEAGDVVTLRVRTSNTAIDDYENEDDLVQYTVELYKKGEPLGITITGSEDSRLPISIQELSPGGLADRTGAIHVGDRLLAINGADLSEAPLSTAIAQLQNTDDRVVITVSRPQQRSLYTSAGMLSGSAAAAEDSAIESDTCTRSAPNLHEPTPDRIVFRHRSKSAQRKVPEFDSDYFGGTLRPYYIREHADYDIDSIFKIAENQDRDGLLDFDLFQVTLFKDAVYEDFGFSISDGLYERGVFVNNIRKGGPADLSGMLKRYDRIIQVNNTRTDDSDCCLTVPLVASAGDKITLTVERRNNMQRIQFP; this is encoded by the exons ATGTTTTCGTCGTTAAAGTTTTCCACGCTACGATCGAAAAAACACACATCTCCGAAGCAAAGCGTGCAGCACCGGAAATCTACGAGCAAAT ggCTGTTGGAGAAGGTGTGTTCGACCCAGAAGAGTGAAGACAAACGAATGGTGTCCAAGCACACAATTTATGAGTCCAGTAACTACTCGGATCAATGTactagtatat atcAGTATGTGAAGCACAAAATCATTGACGTGTTCATTGAACGGGAAGACGGTAGTCTCGGAATAGTGCTACGTGGTGGTGCACATCCGGATCCTGACATGTGCAAGCCGTTAACTGTGACGCATGTTAGACCCGACGGACCTGCCGACAG agaaGGCACAATTAAGGTCGGTGATCACTTATTAGCCATCGATGGTGTTTCATTGAATGGCTTAATATTAGCTGACGCTGATGCAGTACTTAGGCAATCGGACGGAGCATGCCGATTGACCGTGAGATACCAAGTATCGGCGGCGGAAAGAGTCGGTAATGCCACTTGTCCACTGTTGGTTGAAGTTGAAAGTCCGAGACCCCATCAATTAGGTCTAACTTTGACAAACACAATCAATAATAGTGCGGTTGTAGTCGATCACGTAAAACCTGGTAGCATTGCCGAACG GTGTGGTGCTATATTTCCTGGTGACCAGATAGTGGCAGTCAATGACACGAGGGTAGCTGGACTAAGGACAGCAGCCAGTGACGTATACAAACTGTTACGAACATGTGGAGGCGCTCAGTCCACTCTGAGACTAGAAATAATACCGGCATTTACCGCAGATTTAATACACGCCGACT ACTGTTCGTCATACGATTCACGTCAACATTTGTACTCCGTATACGAAGATCCTATCGATCCAGTAACTTGGGAACCAGCGGAAACGC ATAACGTAGTACGAGTAGATTACACTATATTGACTTTAGTGGCTGATGAAAATGGTCGGTTTGGAATGGACATTCGATCGAATAACTTGGCATTGGTCGTTTGTTATATTGAACCAGGAGGACCCACTGACAG AACCGGTTGCGTGCAAGTAGGTGATCGCATATTATCTGTGAACGGGTGCAAGAGCACCAGTTTTGTACCTTTATTCCAGCAACCACTGCACGATTTTTTAGGACCCGAAGTAAAAAATGCCTGCATCAAGGTGGAGTTTGATATAACAGATTTTGTAGTACCCACGTCGGGAGAATTTACAGTGAAATTGCTGAAAAATGACTACAGAAGTCTCGGAATTACGATAACAG ACGATGGTAATGGGCAAGTGTGTATTTCGGAAATCGTACCTGGTTCGATAGCTCATCGATCTGGCACATTAAAAATTGGTGACACATTATTGGCtgtgaataataaatcgttGAGTGATTGCACTAGACAAGAAGCAAGTAGTATACTCCAAGAAGCCGGAGATGTGGTGACGCTGCGAGTACGGACTTCTAATACagctatag atGATTATGAAAATGAAGATGATTTGGTTCAGTACACAGtagaattatacaaaaaaggtGAACCTTTGGGTATTACCATCACAGGTTCGGAAGATTCCAGATTACCTATTTCTATACAAGAATTATCAccag GTGGATTGGCCGACCGAACAGGTGCCATACACGTAGGTGACCGTTTGCTGGCGATTAACGGCGCAGACCTGTCCGAGGCACCGTTGTCCACTGCCATAGCACAGCTGCAGAACACCGACGACAGGGTAGTGATAACCGTTTCAAGACCGCAACAACGATCGTTGTACACCAGCGCTGGTATGCTGTCTGgttccgccgccgccgcggaaGATTCGGCCATCGAGTCGGACACCTGTACCCGGTCGGCGCCCAACCTGCACGAACCAACGCCCGACCGGATCGTGTTCCGACACAGGTCCAAAAGCGCTCAAAGGAAGGTACCGGAGTTCGACAGTGACTATTTCGGCGGCACACTTCGTCCATACTACATACGCGAGCACGCAGACTACGACATTGACAGCATATTTAAGATAGCCGAGAACCAGGATCGAGATGGCCTGCTCGATTTTGACCTGTTCCAA GTTACTTTGTTCAAGGACGCGGTGTACGAAGATTTCGGTTTCAGTATATCAGATGGTTTATACGAGCGAGGAGTTTTCGTTAACAACATCAGAAAAGGAGGACCAGCTGACTTGAGCGGCATGCTAAAACGATATGACCGTATAATTCAA GTTAATAATACCAGGACAGACGATTCCGATTGCTGTTTGACTGTGCCATTGGTGGCGTCTGCCGGAGATAAAATTACACTGACCGTGGAAAGACGAAACAACATGCAGAGAATTCAATTTCCTTAG
- the LOC114128284 gene encoding glutamate receptor-interacting protein 1 isoform X6: MFSSLKFSTLRSKKHTSPKQSVQHRKSTSKWLLEKVCSTQKSEDKRMVSKHTIYESSNYSDQYQYVKHKIIDVFIEREDGSLGIVLRGGAHPDPDMCKPLTVTHVRPDGPADREGTIKVGDHLLAIDGVSLNGLILADADAVLRQSDGACRLTVRYQVSAAERVGNATCPLLVEVESPRPHQLGLTLTNTINNSAVVVDHVKPGSIAERCGAIFPGDQIVAVNDTRVAGLRTAASDVYKLLRTCGGAQSTLRLEIIPAFTADLIHADYCSSYDSRQHLYSVYEDPIDPVTWEPAETHNVVRVDYTILTLVADENGRFGMDIRSNNLALVVCYIEPGGPTDRTGCVQVGDRILSVNGCKSTSFVPLFQQPLHDFLGPEVKNACIKVEFDITDFVVPTSGEFTVKLLKNDYRSLGITITDDGNGQVCISEIVPGSIAHRSGTLKIGDTLLAVNNKSLSDCTRQEASSILQEAGDVVTLRVRTSNTAIDDYENEDDLVQYTVELYKKGEPLGITITGSEDSRLPISIQELSPGGLADRTGAIHVGDRLLAINGADLSEAPLSTAIAQLQNTDDRVVITVSRPQQRSLYTSAGMLSGSAAAAEDSAIESDTCTRSAPNLHEPTPDRIVFRHRSKSAQRKVPEFDSDYFGGTLRPYYIREHADYDIDSIFKIAENQDRDGLLDFDLFQVTLFKDAVYEDFGFSISDGLYERGVFVNNIRKGGPADLSGMLKRYDRIIQVNNTRTDDSDCCLTVPLVASAGDKITLTVERRNNMQRIQFP; this comes from the exons ATGTTTTCGTCGTTAAAGTTTTCCACGCTACGATCGAAAAAACACACATCTCCGAAGCAAAGCGTGCAGCACCGGAAATCTACGAGCAAAT ggCTGTTGGAGAAGGTGTGTTCGACCCAGAAGAGTGAAGACAAACGAATGGTGTCCAAGCACACAATTTATGAGTCCAGTAACTACTCGGATCAAT atcAGTATGTGAAGCACAAAATCATTGACGTGTTCATTGAACGGGAAGACGGTAGTCTCGGAATAGTGCTACGTGGTGGTGCACATCCGGATCCTGACATGTGCAAGCCGTTAACTGTGACGCATGTTAGACCCGACGGACCTGCCGACAG agaaGGCACAATTAAGGTCGGTGATCACTTATTAGCCATCGATGGTGTTTCATTGAATGGCTTAATATTAGCTGACGCTGATGCAGTACTTAGGCAATCGGACGGAGCATGCCGATTGACCGTGAGATACCAAGTATCGGCGGCGGAAAGAGTCGGTAATGCCACTTGTCCACTGTTGGTTGAAGTTGAAAGTCCGAGACCCCATCAATTAGGTCTAACTTTGACAAACACAATCAATAATAGTGCGGTTGTAGTCGATCACGTAAAACCTGGTAGCATTGCCGAACG GTGTGGTGCTATATTTCCTGGTGACCAGATAGTGGCAGTCAATGACACGAGGGTAGCTGGACTAAGGACAGCAGCCAGTGACGTATACAAACTGTTACGAACATGTGGAGGCGCTCAGTCCACTCTGAGACTAGAAATAATACCGGCATTTACCGCAGATTTAATACACGCCGACT ACTGTTCGTCATACGATTCACGTCAACATTTGTACTCCGTATACGAAGATCCTATCGATCCAGTAACTTGGGAACCAGCGGAAACGC ATAACGTAGTACGAGTAGATTACACTATATTGACTTTAGTGGCTGATGAAAATGGTCGGTTTGGAATGGACATTCGATCGAATAACTTGGCATTGGTCGTTTGTTATATTGAACCAGGAGGACCCACTGACAG AACCGGTTGCGTGCAAGTAGGTGATCGCATATTATCTGTGAACGGGTGCAAGAGCACCAGTTTTGTACCTTTATTCCAGCAACCACTGCACGATTTTTTAGGACCCGAAGTAAAAAATGCCTGCATCAAGGTGGAGTTTGATATAACAGATTTTGTAGTACCCACGTCGGGAGAATTTACAGTGAAATTGCTGAAAAATGACTACAGAAGTCTCGGAATTACGATAACAG ACGATGGTAATGGGCAAGTGTGTATTTCGGAAATCGTACCTGGTTCGATAGCTCATCGATCTGGCACATTAAAAATTGGTGACACATTATTGGCtgtgaataataaatcgttGAGTGATTGCACTAGACAAGAAGCAAGTAGTATACTCCAAGAAGCCGGAGATGTGGTGACGCTGCGAGTACGGACTTCTAATACagctatag atGATTATGAAAATGAAGATGATTTGGTTCAGTACACAGtagaattatacaaaaaaggtGAACCTTTGGGTATTACCATCACAGGTTCGGAAGATTCCAGATTACCTATTTCTATACAAGAATTATCAccag GTGGATTGGCCGACCGAACAGGTGCCATACACGTAGGTGACCGTTTGCTGGCGATTAACGGCGCAGACCTGTCCGAGGCACCGTTGTCCACTGCCATAGCACAGCTGCAGAACACCGACGACAGGGTAGTGATAACCGTTTCAAGACCGCAACAACGATCGTTGTACACCAGCGCTGGTATGCTGTCTGgttccgccgccgccgcggaaGATTCGGCCATCGAGTCGGACACCTGTACCCGGTCGGCGCCCAACCTGCACGAACCAACGCCCGACCGGATCGTGTTCCGACACAGGTCCAAAAGCGCTCAAAGGAAGGTACCGGAGTTCGACAGTGACTATTTCGGCGGCACACTTCGTCCATACTACATACGCGAGCACGCAGACTACGACATTGACAGCATATTTAAGATAGCCGAGAACCAGGATCGAGATGGCCTGCTCGATTTTGACCTGTTCCAA GTTACTTTGTTCAAGGACGCGGTGTACGAAGATTTCGGTTTCAGTATATCAGATGGTTTATACGAGCGAGGAGTTTTCGTTAACAACATCAGAAAAGGAGGACCAGCTGACTTGAGCGGCATGCTAAAACGATATGACCGTATAATTCAA GTTAATAATACCAGGACAGACGATTCCGATTGCTGTTTGACTGTGCCATTGGTGGCGTCTGCCGGAGATAAAATTACACTGACCGTGGAAAGACGAAACAACATGCAGAGAATTCAATTTCCTTAG
- the LOC114128284 gene encoding glutamate receptor-interacting protein 1 isoform X1, whose product MFSSLKFSTLRSKKHTSPKQSVQHRKSTSKCKEPTREQHWLLEKVCSTQKSEDKRMVSKHTIYESSNYSDQCTSIYQYVKHKIIDVFIEREDGSLGIVLRGGAHPDPDMCKPLTVTHVRPDGPADREGTIKVGDHLLAIDGVSLNGLILADADAVLRQSDGACRLTVRYQVSAAERVGNATCPLLVEVESPRPHQLGLTLTNTINNSAVVVDHVKPGSIAERCGAIFPGDQIVAVNDTRVAGLRTAASDVYKLLRTCGGAQSTLRLEIIPAFTADLIHADYCSSYDSRQHLYSVYEDPIDPVTWEPAETHNVVRVDYTILTLVADENGRFGMDIRSNNLALVVCYIEPGGPTDRTGCVQVGDRILSVNGCKSTSFVPLFQQPLHDFLGPEVKNACIKVEFDITDFVVPTSGEFTVKLLKNDYRSLGITITDDGNGQVCISEIVPGSIAHRSGTLKIGDTLLAVNNKSLSDCTRQEASSILQEAGDVVTLRVRTSNTAIDDYENEDDLVQYTVELYKKGEPLGITITGSEDSRLPISIQELSPGGLADRTGAIHVGDRLLAINGADLSEAPLSTAIAQLQNTDDRVVITVSRPQQRSLYTSAGMLSGSAAAAEDSAIESDTCTRSAPNLHEPTPDRIVFRHRSKSAQRKVPEFDSDYFGGTLRPYYIREHADYDIDSIFKIAENQDRDGLLDFDLFQVTLFKDAVYEDFGFSISDGLYERGVFVNNIRKGGPADLSGMLKRYDRIIQVNNTRTDDSDCCLTVPLVASAGDKITLTVERRNNMQRIQFP is encoded by the exons ATGTTTTCGTCGTTAAAGTTTTCCACGCTACGATCGAAAAAACACACATCTCCGAAGCAAAGCGTGCAGCACCGGAAATCTACGAGCAAATGTAAGGAGCCTACACGTGAGCAACATT ggCTGTTGGAGAAGGTGTGTTCGACCCAGAAGAGTGAAGACAAACGAATGGTGTCCAAGCACACAATTTATGAGTCCAGTAACTACTCGGATCAATGTactagtatat atcAGTATGTGAAGCACAAAATCATTGACGTGTTCATTGAACGGGAAGACGGTAGTCTCGGAATAGTGCTACGTGGTGGTGCACATCCGGATCCTGACATGTGCAAGCCGTTAACTGTGACGCATGTTAGACCCGACGGACCTGCCGACAG agaaGGCACAATTAAGGTCGGTGATCACTTATTAGCCATCGATGGTGTTTCATTGAATGGCTTAATATTAGCTGACGCTGATGCAGTACTTAGGCAATCGGACGGAGCATGCCGATTGACCGTGAGATACCAAGTATCGGCGGCGGAAAGAGTCGGTAATGCCACTTGTCCACTGTTGGTTGAAGTTGAAAGTCCGAGACCCCATCAATTAGGTCTAACTTTGACAAACACAATCAATAATAGTGCGGTTGTAGTCGATCACGTAAAACCTGGTAGCATTGCCGAACG GTGTGGTGCTATATTTCCTGGTGACCAGATAGTGGCAGTCAATGACACGAGGGTAGCTGGACTAAGGACAGCAGCCAGTGACGTATACAAACTGTTACGAACATGTGGAGGCGCTCAGTCCACTCTGAGACTAGAAATAATACCGGCATTTACCGCAGATTTAATACACGCCGACT ACTGTTCGTCATACGATTCACGTCAACATTTGTACTCCGTATACGAAGATCCTATCGATCCAGTAACTTGGGAACCAGCGGAAACGC ATAACGTAGTACGAGTAGATTACACTATATTGACTTTAGTGGCTGATGAAAATGGTCGGTTTGGAATGGACATTCGATCGAATAACTTGGCATTGGTCGTTTGTTATATTGAACCAGGAGGACCCACTGACAG AACCGGTTGCGTGCAAGTAGGTGATCGCATATTATCTGTGAACGGGTGCAAGAGCACCAGTTTTGTACCTTTATTCCAGCAACCACTGCACGATTTTTTAGGACCCGAAGTAAAAAATGCCTGCATCAAGGTGGAGTTTGATATAACAGATTTTGTAGTACCCACGTCGGGAGAATTTACAGTGAAATTGCTGAAAAATGACTACAGAAGTCTCGGAATTACGATAACAG ACGATGGTAATGGGCAAGTGTGTATTTCGGAAATCGTACCTGGTTCGATAGCTCATCGATCTGGCACATTAAAAATTGGTGACACATTATTGGCtgtgaataataaatcgttGAGTGATTGCACTAGACAAGAAGCAAGTAGTATACTCCAAGAAGCCGGAGATGTGGTGACGCTGCGAGTACGGACTTCTAATACagctatag atGATTATGAAAATGAAGATGATTTGGTTCAGTACACAGtagaattatacaaaaaaggtGAACCTTTGGGTATTACCATCACAGGTTCGGAAGATTCCAGATTACCTATTTCTATACAAGAATTATCAccag GTGGATTGGCCGACCGAACAGGTGCCATACACGTAGGTGACCGTTTGCTGGCGATTAACGGCGCAGACCTGTCCGAGGCACCGTTGTCCACTGCCATAGCACAGCTGCAGAACACCGACGACAGGGTAGTGATAACCGTTTCAAGACCGCAACAACGATCGTTGTACACCAGCGCTGGTATGCTGTCTGgttccgccgccgccgcggaaGATTCGGCCATCGAGTCGGACACCTGTACCCGGTCGGCGCCCAACCTGCACGAACCAACGCCCGACCGGATCGTGTTCCGACACAGGTCCAAAAGCGCTCAAAGGAAGGTACCGGAGTTCGACAGTGACTATTTCGGCGGCACACTTCGTCCATACTACATACGCGAGCACGCAGACTACGACATTGACAGCATATTTAAGATAGCCGAGAACCAGGATCGAGATGGCCTGCTCGATTTTGACCTGTTCCAA GTTACTTTGTTCAAGGACGCGGTGTACGAAGATTTCGGTTTCAGTATATCAGATGGTTTATACGAGCGAGGAGTTTTCGTTAACAACATCAGAAAAGGAGGACCAGCTGACTTGAGCGGCATGCTAAAACGATATGACCGTATAATTCAA GTTAATAATACCAGGACAGACGATTCCGATTGCTGTTTGACTGTGCCATTGGTGGCGTCTGCCGGAGATAAAATTACACTGACCGTGGAAAGACGAAACAACATGCAGAGAATTCAATTTCCTTAG
- the LOC114128284 gene encoding glutamate receptor-interacting protein 1 isoform X2, with translation MFSSLKFSTLRSKKHTSPKQSVQHRKSTSKCKEPTREQHWLLEKVCSTQKSEDKRMVSKHTIYESSNYSDQYQYVKHKIIDVFIEREDGSLGIVLRGGAHPDPDMCKPLTVTHVRPDGPADREGTIKVGDHLLAIDGVSLNGLILADADAVLRQSDGACRLTVRYQVSAAERVGNATCPLLVEVESPRPHQLGLTLTNTINNSAVVVDHVKPGSIAERCGAIFPGDQIVAVNDTRVAGLRTAASDVYKLLRTCGGAQSTLRLEIIPAFTADLIHADYCSSYDSRQHLYSVYEDPIDPVTWEPAETHNVVRVDYTILTLVADENGRFGMDIRSNNLALVVCYIEPGGPTDRTGCVQVGDRILSVNGCKSTSFVPLFQQPLHDFLGPEVKNACIKVEFDITDFVVPTSGEFTVKLLKNDYRSLGITITDDGNGQVCISEIVPGSIAHRSGTLKIGDTLLAVNNKSLSDCTRQEASSILQEAGDVVTLRVRTSNTAIDDYENEDDLVQYTVELYKKGEPLGITITGSEDSRLPISIQELSPGGLADRTGAIHVGDRLLAINGADLSEAPLSTAIAQLQNTDDRVVITVSRPQQRSLYTSAGMLSGSAAAAEDSAIESDTCTRSAPNLHEPTPDRIVFRHRSKSAQRKVPEFDSDYFGGTLRPYYIREHADYDIDSIFKIAENQDRDGLLDFDLFQVTLFKDAVYEDFGFSISDGLYERGVFVNNIRKGGPADLSGMLKRYDRIIQVNNTRTDDSDCCLTVPLVASAGDKITLTVERRNNMQRIQFP, from the exons ATGTTTTCGTCGTTAAAGTTTTCCACGCTACGATCGAAAAAACACACATCTCCGAAGCAAAGCGTGCAGCACCGGAAATCTACGAGCAAATGTAAGGAGCCTACACGTGAGCAACATT ggCTGTTGGAGAAGGTGTGTTCGACCCAGAAGAGTGAAGACAAACGAATGGTGTCCAAGCACACAATTTATGAGTCCAGTAACTACTCGGATCAAT atcAGTATGTGAAGCACAAAATCATTGACGTGTTCATTGAACGGGAAGACGGTAGTCTCGGAATAGTGCTACGTGGTGGTGCACATCCGGATCCTGACATGTGCAAGCCGTTAACTGTGACGCATGTTAGACCCGACGGACCTGCCGACAG agaaGGCACAATTAAGGTCGGTGATCACTTATTAGCCATCGATGGTGTTTCATTGAATGGCTTAATATTAGCTGACGCTGATGCAGTACTTAGGCAATCGGACGGAGCATGCCGATTGACCGTGAGATACCAAGTATCGGCGGCGGAAAGAGTCGGTAATGCCACTTGTCCACTGTTGGTTGAAGTTGAAAGTCCGAGACCCCATCAATTAGGTCTAACTTTGACAAACACAATCAATAATAGTGCGGTTGTAGTCGATCACGTAAAACCTGGTAGCATTGCCGAACG GTGTGGTGCTATATTTCCTGGTGACCAGATAGTGGCAGTCAATGACACGAGGGTAGCTGGACTAAGGACAGCAGCCAGTGACGTATACAAACTGTTACGAACATGTGGAGGCGCTCAGTCCACTCTGAGACTAGAAATAATACCGGCATTTACCGCAGATTTAATACACGCCGACT ACTGTTCGTCATACGATTCACGTCAACATTTGTACTCCGTATACGAAGATCCTATCGATCCAGTAACTTGGGAACCAGCGGAAACGC ATAACGTAGTACGAGTAGATTACACTATATTGACTTTAGTGGCTGATGAAAATGGTCGGTTTGGAATGGACATTCGATCGAATAACTTGGCATTGGTCGTTTGTTATATTGAACCAGGAGGACCCACTGACAG AACCGGTTGCGTGCAAGTAGGTGATCGCATATTATCTGTGAACGGGTGCAAGAGCACCAGTTTTGTACCTTTATTCCAGCAACCACTGCACGATTTTTTAGGACCCGAAGTAAAAAATGCCTGCATCAAGGTGGAGTTTGATATAACAGATTTTGTAGTACCCACGTCGGGAGAATTTACAGTGAAATTGCTGAAAAATGACTACAGAAGTCTCGGAATTACGATAACAG ACGATGGTAATGGGCAAGTGTGTATTTCGGAAATCGTACCTGGTTCGATAGCTCATCGATCTGGCACATTAAAAATTGGTGACACATTATTGGCtgtgaataataaatcgttGAGTGATTGCACTAGACAAGAAGCAAGTAGTATACTCCAAGAAGCCGGAGATGTGGTGACGCTGCGAGTACGGACTTCTAATACagctatag atGATTATGAAAATGAAGATGATTTGGTTCAGTACACAGtagaattatacaaaaaaggtGAACCTTTGGGTATTACCATCACAGGTTCGGAAGATTCCAGATTACCTATTTCTATACAAGAATTATCAccag GTGGATTGGCCGACCGAACAGGTGCCATACACGTAGGTGACCGTTTGCTGGCGATTAACGGCGCAGACCTGTCCGAGGCACCGTTGTCCACTGCCATAGCACAGCTGCAGAACACCGACGACAGGGTAGTGATAACCGTTTCAAGACCGCAACAACGATCGTTGTACACCAGCGCTGGTATGCTGTCTGgttccgccgccgccgcggaaGATTCGGCCATCGAGTCGGACACCTGTACCCGGTCGGCGCCCAACCTGCACGAACCAACGCCCGACCGGATCGTGTTCCGACACAGGTCCAAAAGCGCTCAAAGGAAGGTACCGGAGTTCGACAGTGACTATTTCGGCGGCACACTTCGTCCATACTACATACGCGAGCACGCAGACTACGACATTGACAGCATATTTAAGATAGCCGAGAACCAGGATCGAGATGGCCTGCTCGATTTTGACCTGTTCCAA GTTACTTTGTTCAAGGACGCGGTGTACGAAGATTTCGGTTTCAGTATATCAGATGGTTTATACGAGCGAGGAGTTTTCGTTAACAACATCAGAAAAGGAGGACCAGCTGACTTGAGCGGCATGCTAAAACGATATGACCGTATAATTCAA GTTAATAATACCAGGACAGACGATTCCGATTGCTGTTTGACTGTGCCATTGGTGGCGTCTGCCGGAGATAAAATTACACTGACCGTGGAAAGACGAAACAACATGCAGAGAATTCAATTTCCTTAG